From the Paraburkholderia sp. PREW-6R genome, one window contains:
- a CDS encoding serine/threonine protein kinase: MNDEPFDSQDSADGAVPFARLKPELVLDALDGVLSTVGVRTDGRMLPLNSYENRVYQVGVEDGPPVVAKFYRPERWSDAAILEEHAFVADLASREIPVVPARVYEGRTLHTFDGFRFSIFERRGGRAPDLDRRDTLEWLGRFIGRIHAVGQTQNYVERPTLDITTFGYEPRDFLLEHRFVPDDSRTAWETAINLALEGVERAFERAGEIRMVRMHGDCHPSNVLWTDAGPHFVDFDDSRMGPAIQDLWLLLPGERAEASRALTDLLAGYEDFCDFEPRELYLVEALRTLRLIHYQAWIARRWDDPAFPAAFPWFNTQRYWEDRILEMREQIGAMQEGPLWPV; the protein is encoded by the coding sequence ATGAACGACGAACCCTTCGACTCACAGGACAGCGCCGACGGCGCGGTGCCTTTTGCCCGGCTCAAGCCGGAACTGGTGCTCGACGCGCTCGATGGCGTGCTCAGCACGGTCGGTGTGCGCACCGACGGCCGCATGCTGCCGCTTAACAGCTACGAGAACCGTGTGTATCAGGTCGGCGTCGAAGACGGTCCGCCCGTCGTCGCGAAGTTCTATCGGCCCGAGCGCTGGAGCGACGCTGCGATACTCGAAGAGCACGCGTTCGTGGCCGATCTGGCTTCACGCGAAATCCCGGTGGTTCCCGCGCGCGTCTATGAAGGCCGCACACTCCATACATTCGACGGTTTTCGCTTCTCCATTTTCGAGCGGCGCGGCGGCCGCGCGCCCGATCTCGACCGGCGCGACACGCTTGAATGGCTGGGGCGCTTTATCGGGCGAATTCATGCGGTGGGACAGACGCAGAATTATGTCGAGCGTCCCACGCTCGACATCACCACCTTCGGCTACGAACCTCGCGACTTCCTGCTCGAACACCGTTTCGTGCCGGACGACTCGCGCACCGCATGGGAAACCGCCATCAATCTGGCGCTGGAAGGCGTCGAACGGGCTTTTGAGCGCGCCGGCGAGATTCGCATGGTGCGGATGCACGGCGACTGTCACCCGAGCAATGTGTTGTGGACGGACGCCGGCCCGCATTTCGTCGACTTCGACGACAGCCGCATGGGCCCCGCCATCCAGGACTTGTGGCTGCTATTGCCGGGCGAGCGCGCCGAGGCGTCGCGCGCGCTGACGGACCTGCTTGCCGGCTACGAAGACTTCTGCGATTTCGAGCCGCGCGAGCTATATCTGGTCGAAGCGCTGCGCACGTTGCGGCTGATTCACTATCAGGCCTGGATTGCGCGCCGCTGGGACGATCCCGCTTTTCCGGCTGCGTTTCCGTGGTTCAACACGCAGCGCTACTGGGAGGACCGAATCCTCGAGATGCGCGAGCAGATCGGCGCGATGCAGGAAGGGCCGCTCTGGCCGGTATGA